AAAATCTACGGGGTGTAAAAGCCTCAAGCGTATTCCTGCATCTTCATGCCAAACAGACGAGCGGTCTCGATATCCAGGTGGCATGGCGACGATTGACCAGCCGGAAAAATTTTCACTCAAGTCAGCGGGAATCTGTTTTTTATGGAGAAAGTCTAAGAGCGACTCAAATTCTCCTATCAGCTCTCCATCGATATCAACCGTGGCTCGGTCCGAGTATCCATAGGCTTGAAGTGCAAGTCCTCCCACGAGAAGCAAGTCGACGGAATGCCCGGTCTGTCGATGATATTCGACGAAATACGGAAGAATGTGGCTAAGCGTGAGCGGCTGCAAATTGAAGCGCCTCGGCAAATACCCGATATTCCCGGTAATCGATAGGGTTGGCGTTATGTGGAAGCGGAGTCCGTGGAACCATCGAATCGACAAGTGTTCGATAGGTTGTGTACCAACGACAGGCTTTGTCGTGTGCCTGCTGAACTGCTGGATGATTCTCCCATGGAGTAAGAGGTAGATGTTCATTCAGGAGAATTTCGATCCAAAGCAAGCGAAGAGCGCGTGGTGTATTCAGGACTTCTTCGATTGTGGATAGGCCGGTGTACGCGGGCAGGATTTTCATCGCATAGTCCGATCGGGTGCTGTTAGGGGTGTCCATAGATCAAGTCTATTGGAACGGGAAATTTTGATCAAGCTGACCACTTCGCGTATCGAGCTCTTGAGGATACATGGTTTCCAGTCTTGGAAAATCTCCGGGCTGGCCGGCTCGAAACAGGCGATCGCGTCGTCTCGACATGGTGATCATGAAGGAGCCTTTGGCTGGAATCAGGCGCGCGTGCGACGTTCATGGGACCGGAAATGAAGCGATCTGGATCGCCGATCAAACTACTTCGGACGTGTCAAGCCGATATGGTGGCTGGCGAAGATATACTGCTGATCGGATGCATC
The genomic region above belongs to Nitrospirales bacterium and contains:
- a CDS encoding DUF6036 family nucleotidyltransferase — encoded protein: MQPLTLSHILPYFVEYHRQTGHSVDLLLVGGLALQAYGYSDRATVDIDGELIGEFESLLDFLHKKQIPADLSENFSGWSIVAMPPGYRDRSSVWHEDAGIRLRLLHPVDFIVSKLRRGTDQDLQDAHYVVRRFGIDKFSIVAAVERAITASPKDTAIYLFKKSVENFLNQLDPE